The proteins below come from a single Pieris brassicae chromosome 1, ilPieBrab1.1, whole genome shotgun sequence genomic window:
- the LOC123712337 gene encoding chymotrypsin-2-like, with product MFLHFGILLLLSQGLLGEVNISEAIDGDSRIVGGKDATPGMAKYQVSIRGHQGNQEWHSCGGSILNEEYVLTAAHCLYRKRANELSLVVGSHQINKGGERYKIKKLVLHEKYSKPKIKNDIAIIQIQGKFKFSDKVQPIELLKEMAPIGKKSLLTGWGYVNYRKRTVPNDLQMLEFKTISNDDCNKQFEKLPYPNLLPVDAGQLCVKRPKDKGVCKGDSGGPLVIQDDKNKTVQIGVVSWGYPCTADFPDVFASVHGLYDWIQSKIK from the exons atgtttctccaTTTTGGAATACTACTTCTTCTGTCCCAAGGACTCCTTG GCGAAGTGAACATTTCGGAAGCTATTGATGGTGACAGCCGAATAGTTGGTGGCAAAGATGCCACTCCAGGCATGGCTAAGTACCAAGTTTCAATTCGTGGTCATCAAGGAAACCAAGAATGGCACAGTTGCGGAGGGTCTATTTTAAACGAAGAGTATGTGTTAACAGCAGCTCATTGCCTTTATCG AAAACGAGCTAACGAGTTGTCTTTAGTAGTTGGCAGTCACCAGATCAATAAAGGCGGCGAACGTTACAAGATTAAGAAATTGGTCCTTCACGAGAAGTATTCTAAGCCGAAAATAAAGAATGACATAGCCATCATACAGATCCAAGGCAAATTCAAATTCAGCGATAAGGTTCAACCCATTGAGTTGTTAAAAGAAATGGCACCCATTGGAAAGAAAAGTCTCTTGACTGGATGGGGATACGTAAACTAT AGAAAGAGAACTGTACCAAACGATCTACAAATGTTggagtttaaaacaataagcAATGACGACTGcaataaacaatttgaaaaattaccTTACCCGAATTTGTTGCCCGTAGACGCCGGACAACTCTGCGTTAAGCGCCCAAAAGACAAGGGTGTATGCAAA GGTGATTCTGGTGGTCCTCTGGTCATTCAGGACGATAAGAACAAAACTGTTCAAATAGGAGTCGTGTCCTGGGGATATCCCTGCACCGCCGACTTTCCTGATGTATTTGCCTCAGTCCATGGTCTCTACGATTGGATACAGAGCAAAATTAAatga